The following coding sequences lie in one Musa acuminata AAA Group cultivar baxijiao chromosome BXJ1-8, Cavendish_Baxijiao_AAA, whole genome shotgun sequence genomic window:
- the LOC135588964 gene encoding xyloglucan galactosyltransferase XLT2-like, with protein MESRPQESNLKETKKLLPPPSGAACSPHHPPLKSPAFLPCCQLLTVVCFLLVPLRFFLYSHNLSSPRLLLPRPDNPSRLPPPPSANTVTDSCSSGLIFVYDLPTAFNADVLAACDELNPWQSLCVALSNGGFGPPAGELAGVVPANLLPYWYCTDQFSLELIFHRRILTHRCRTVDPSAAAAFYIPFYAGLSVGKHLWSGDAASRDRDSALLLRWIKEQPPWKRSNGSDHFITLGRISWDFHRSGNDGWGGSFLNMAGMEKVTRLIIERNPSDNNDVGVPYPTGFHPRTAAEVRQWQRFVLNRNRSTLFGFAGAPRPQVKDDFRDFLFKECKRAGKGKCRSLDWWKVRRQNRSAAAMRLFLDSAFCLQPKGDSYTRRSMFDCMLVGAVPVVFWRRSAYGQYEWYLPESGEEREGEWSVFIDSREVKNGTVSVKEVLEGIGEKRARKMRERVVEMIPRLLYAAVEEGLGEGMQDAFDVAVKGVLQRFRGQ; from the coding sequence ATGGAGTCTCGGCCGCAGGAATCCAACCTCAAGGAGACCAAAAAGTTGCTGCCACCGCCTTCCGGCGCCGCCTGCTCGCCACATCATCCTCCTCTCAAGTCCCCTGCCTTCCTCCCCTGCTGTCAACTCTTGACCGTCGTTTGCTTCCTTCTCGTCCCACTACGTTTCTTTCTTTACTCCCACAACCTCTCCTCCCCACGCCTCCTCCTACCCCGCCCGGATAACCCTTCTCGGCTTCCTCCACCTCCTTCCGCTAATACCGTCACGGACTCGTGCTCCTCCGGCCTCATCTTCGTCTACGACCTCCCGACGGCCTTCAACGCCGACGTCCTCGCTGCCTGCGACGAACTCAACCCGTGGCAGTCCCTCTGCGTCGCTCTCTCCAACGGCGGTTTCGGTCCTCCTGCTGGTGAACTCGCCGGAGTTGTCCCCGCCAACCTGCTCCCCTACTGGTACTGCACCGACCAATTCTCCTTGGAGCTCATCTTCCATCGCCGCATTCTTACACACCGGTGCCGCACTGTGGACCCTTCCGCCGCCGCAGCCTTCTACATACCCTTCTACGCAGGCCTCTCCGTCGGCAAGCACCTCTGGTCCGGGGACGCCGCCTCACGAGATCGTGACTCCGCGCTTCTCCTACGCTGGATCAAGGAGCAGCCCCCCTGGAAGCGATCCAACGGATCGGATCACTTCATCACGCTGGGACGGATCTCGTGGGACTTCCACCGGTCGGGGAACGACGGCTGGGGCGGAAGCTTCCTCAACATGGCCGGGATGGAGAAGGTGACCCGCCTCATCATCGAGCGCAACCCATCGGATAACAACGACGTCGGAGTACCGTATCCGACGGGGTTCCACCCGCGTACCGCCGCCGAGGTCCGACAGTGGCAGCGATTCGTGCTGAACAGGAACCGGTCGACTCTGTTCGGCTTCGCGGGGGCGCCTCGGCCGCAGGTGAAGGACGACTTCCGGGATTTCTTATTTAAGGAGTGCAAGAGAGCGGGGAAGGGCAAGTGCCGGTCGCTGGACTGGTGGAAGGTGCGGCGCCAGAACCGGAGCGCGGCGGCGATGCGCCTGTTCCTGGACTCGGCGTTCTGCCTGCAGCCAAAAGGCGACAGCTACACCCGGCGGTCCATGTTCGACTGCATGCTGGTCGGGGCGGTGCCGGTGGTGTTCTGGCGGCGAAGCGCGTACGGGCAATACGAATGGTACCTGCCGGAGTCCGGCGAGGAGAGGGAGGGGGAGTGGTCGGTGTTCATCGACAGCCGGGAGGTGAAGAACGGGACGGTGAGCGTGAAGGAGGTATTGGAGGGGATAGGGGAGAAGAGGGCGCGCAAGATGAGGGAGAGGGTGGTGGAGATGATACCGAGGCTGCTTTACGCCGCAGTAGAGGAAGGGCTGGGCGAGGGCATGCAGGACGCCTTCGACGTGGCAGTGAAGGGGGTGCTCCAGCGGTTCCGGGGGCAGTAG
- the LOC135588963 gene encoding subtilisin-like protease SBT1.1 yields MVPSLSLMLMVVQFLMAQVHPYAYTSMKRRTYIVHMDATEIAALDDSLGGATRWPQPVLDSLSLSRGEGDAEPAPQLLYVYDTALSGFAATLSAKQAESLRQLDGVLTAYPDELIHLHTTHSPDFLGLNPGKGLWSSRNLASDIVVGVIDTGIWPEHASFSDTGYSGVNLSRWRGACEAGRGFSASNCNRKLVGARAFWKGYEAVGSRINETNEYRSARDSQGHGTHTASTAAGNIVAGASLLGNAKGSAKGMRYTARVAAYKACWNSGCASSDILAAVDRAVADGVDVLSLSLGGGSREYYSDSVAIAAFGAVRKGVFISCSAGNSGPYESTVSNTAPWIMTVAASYLDRRFPTSVKLGDGRTFEGASLYAGKPTELVPIVYGDTAGGRGARFCIAGSLSSKRVMGKMVLCDRGLISRTEKGEQVKLAGGVAMLLLNSEEQGEELFADLHVLPASSLGAAATTAIKSYIASSKTPTAMITFQGTVYGKTAPMMAAFSSRGPSLVGPDIIKPDVTAPGVAILAAWPPSVSPSLVDSDQRRVNFNIISGTSMSCPHVSGLAALLKSLHPDWSPAAIRSALMTTAFSVDSQNASIIDVSTGLPATPFVLGSGHVDPEKASKPGLIYDIAPDDYLNYLCSLKYTPQQLATFAGKKYNCPKNKIIRARDLNYPSFSVLFDSGRKKATLTHTRTVTNVGQAPCGYTVNVREPQGVRITVKPKVLTFNKVGQKMRYMVTFSTVGGHGSGFGELAWVGDDATVRSPVTVTWQ; encoded by the coding sequence ATGGTCCCGTCTTTATCCCTGATGCTGATGGTTGTGCAGTTTCTGATGGCGCAAGTACATCCATACGCATACACCTCGATGAAGAGACGGACTTACATAGTCCACATGGATGCCACTGAGATCGCAGCTCTCGACGACTCCCTCGGTGGAGCCACCAGATGGCCCCAACCCGTGCTCGACTCCCTCTCGCTTTCGCGCGGAGAGGGAGACGCAGAACCGGCACCTCAGCTACTATACGTCTACGACACTGCCCTCTCCGGGTTTGCTGCCACACTGTCGGCCAAACAAGCGGAGTCCCTTCGACAGCTCGATGGAGTCCTCACGGCATACCCTGACGAGTTGATCCATCTCCATACCACGCACAGCCCGGACTTCTTAGGCCTAAACCCTGGCAAAGGCCTCTGGAGCTCGCGCAACTTAGCTTCCGACATCGTCGTCGGTGTGATCGACACTGGAATTTGGCCGGAACATGCTAGCTTCAGCGACACCGGTTATTCCGGCGTCAACCTCAGTCGATGGAGAGGCGCTTGTGAGGCCGGCAGAGGCTTTTCCGCCAGCAACTGCAACAGGAAGCTCGTCGGCGCCCGGGCCTTTTGGAAAGGTTATGAGGCCGTCGGAAGCAGGATAAACGAGACTAACGAGTACCGGTCGGCTAGGGACTCGCAAGGGCATGGCACCCACACTGCTTCCACTGCGGCCGGCAACATCGTCGCCGGTGCAAGTCTTCTTGGCAACGCCAAGGGCTCAGCGAAAGGGATGAGGTATACTGCTAGAGTTGCAGCCTATAAAGCATGCTGGAACTCAGGTTGTGCCAGTTCGGACATACTAGCTGCAGTGGATCGAGCGGTGGCGGACGGGGTCGACGTTCTGTCTCTCTCCCTTGGCGGTGGATCTCGAGAGTACTACTCCGACAGCGTCGCCATTGCTGCCTTTGGGGCTGTCCGCAAAGGCGTGTTCATCTCCTGCTCGGCCGGTAACTCAGGCCCTTACGAGTCCACCGTGAGCAACACTGCCCCGTGGATCATGACAGTCGCTGCGAGCTACCTCGACCGACGGTTTCCGACTTCAGTGAAGCTCGGCGATGGCCGTACTTTCGAAGGTGCGTCTCTTTACGCGGGGAAGCCTACGGAACTTGTACCGATCGTCTACGGTGACACCGCCGGCGGGCGAGGGGCCCGGTTCTGCATTGCCGGTTCCCTCTCGTCGAAGCGTGTGATGGGAAAGATGGTCCTCTGTGATCGAGGCCTCATCAGCCGGACGGAGAAGGGCGAGCAAGTTAAGCTCGCAGGAGGCGTTGCGATGCTCTTGTTGAACTCCGAAGAGCAAGGAGAAGAGCTATTCGCCGATCTACATGTTCTGCCCGCCTCATCTTTAGGGGCTGCCGCCACCACGGCCATCAAAAGCTACATCGCTTCGTCGAAGACGCCTACTGCCATGATCACCTTCCAGGGCACGGTTTATGGCAAAACTGCGCCAATGATGGCTGCATTCTCGTCGCGAGGGCCGAGCTTGGTCGGACCAGACATCATAAAGCCCGACGTTACGGCACCAGGCGTGGCCATATTAGCGGCATGGCCACCTTCTGTGAGCCCTTCTCTTGTCGACAGCGATCAAAGGAGGGTTAACTTCAACATAATCTCCGGCACCTCCATGTCTTGCCCACACGTAAGCGGGCTTGCGGCACTCCTCAAATCATTGCACCCCGATTGGTCTCCGGCCGCCATAAGATCAGCACTGATGACCACTGCTTTTTCTGTAGACAGCCAAAATGCTTCTATCATTGACGTGAGCACTGGACTGCCTGCGACGCCATTCGTTCTGGGATCCGGCCATGTCGACCCAGAGAAAGCTTCCAAACCAGGCCTGATCTATGACATTGCCCCAGATGACTACCTCAACTATCTCTGTAGCTTGAAGTACACACCCCAGCAACTGGCAACTTTCGCGGGGAAGAAGTACAACTGCCCCAAGAACAAGATCATTCGAGCACGGGACTTGAATTATCCTTCGTTCTCGGTGCTATTTGACAGTGGGAGAAAGAAAGCTACTCTGACACACACAAGGACGGTGACCAACGTGGGGCAGGCGCCGTGCGGATACACAGTGAATGTACGCGAGCCACAGGGCGTGAGGATTACGGTGAAGCCGAAGGTGTTGACCTTCAACAAGGTTGGGCAGAAGATGAGGTACATGGTGACGTTTTCTACTGTAGGTGGTCATGGTTCTGGTTTTGGGGAGTTGGCATGGGTGGGTGACGACGCTACAGTTCGCAGTCCTGTCACAGTGACATGGCAATAG